Proteins encoded together in one Penaeus vannamei isolate JL-2024 chromosome 41, ASM4276789v1, whole genome shotgun sequence window:
- the LOC138860499 gene encoding zinc finger protein OZF-like has product MNYLVDWMPLAPLTDEELCSRGVGFKEELNDVVTEETCLDIKDEPLDYGEEVGEEVSDRKVKSEGFFFQNLHDLRHKAKEKFSCDLVQDRNDVLGTPFVAEDSGSKCSSDGNQSMYKESPEGDIQTKVEATLKRFVCDVCGKKFSSRSGIEVHMRGHTKEKPYMCDICNRSFPYKGCLVNHVKIHTLEKPYNCEICNKNFSVNNHLVRHMAVHLKKTFSCDTCNKAFPRKIFLERHIRVHTKEKPYSCEICNKAFTEKGTLTRHMAVHSNEKPFSCDICNKAFPTKMNLVRHWRVHTKEKPYSCEICNRAFSEKNHVVRHIAVHSEEKPFRCDICNKTFTSKSSLEIHIRVHTNEKPFSCEICNMAFSRKFSLVRHMKVHTKEKP; this is encoded by the coding sequence ATGAATTACCTCGTCGATTGGATGCCTTTGGCCCCACTCACGGACGAGGAACTCTGTAGCAGAGGAGTCGGTTTCAAGGAGGAGCTCAACGATGTTGTCACCGAAGAGACATGTCTGGATATTAAGGACGAACCACTGGATTACggagaagaagtgggggaggaagtgagcgACCGGAAAGTGAAATCCGAaggatttttctttcaaaatctGCATGACCTAAGGcataaagcgaaagaaaaattCTCTTGTGATTTGGTTCAGGATCGCAATGACGTCTTAGGAACGCCATTTGTGGCTGAGGACAGTGGGAGCAAGTGTTCATCAGATGGGAATCAGTCGATGTACAAGGAAAGTCCTGAGGGGGATATACAAACAAAAGTGGAAGCAACATTGAAACGTtttgtgtgtgacgtgtgtggcaAGAAATTCTCTTCTCGGAGTGGGATCGAAGTTCATATGAGAGGCCacacaaaggagaagccatacaTGTGTGATATTTGCAATAGGAGCTTCCCATACAAAGGCTGTCTTGTAAATCATGTCAAAATACATACACTGGAAAAACCATACAACTGTGAAATTTGCAATAAGAATTTTTCTGTGAATAACCATCTAGTAAGGCACATGGCAGTACATTTAAAGAAAACATTTAGCTGTGATACTTGCAACAAGGCCTTCCCAAGGAAAATCTTCCTTGAAAGGCATAtcagagtacatacaaaggaaaaaCCATATAGCTGTGAAATTTGCAATAAAGCTTTCACTGAGAAAGGTACTCTAACAAGGCACATGGCAGTGCATTCGAATGAAAAGCCATTCAGTTGTGATATTTGCAATAAGGCTTTCCCAACTAAAATGAACTTAGTGAGGCATTggagagtacatacaaaggagaaaccatatAGCTGTGAAATTTGCAATAGGGCATTTTCCGAAAAAAATCATGTAGTAAGGCATATAGCAGTACATTCAGAGGAAAAGCCATTCAGATGTGATATTTGCAATAAGACCTTTACAAGCAAAAGCTCTCTTGAAATTCATATCAGAGTACATACAAATGAGAAACCATTTAGCTGTGAGATTTGCAACATGGCTTTTTCACGCAAATTTTCTTTAGTGAGACATATGAAAGTACATACAAAAGAGAAGCCATAA
- the LOC138860500 gene encoding gastrula zinc finger protein XlCGF57.1-like — MNYLVNWMPLAPLTDEELCSRGVGIKEELNDVVTEETCLGIKDEPLDYGEEVGEEVSDRKVKSEGFFFQNLHDLRHKAKEKFSCDLVQDRNDVLGTPFVAEDSGSKCSSDGNQSMYKESPEGDIQTKVEATLKRFVCDVCGKKFSSRSGIEVHMRVHTKEKPYMCDICNRSFPYKGCLVNHVKIHTLEKPYNCEICNKNFSVNNHLVRHMAVHLKKTFSCDTCNKAFPRKIFLERHIRVHTKEKPYSCEICNKAFTEKGTLTRHMAVHSNEKPFSCDICNKAFPTKMNLVRHWRVHTKEKPYSCEICNRAFSEKSHVVRHIAVHSEEKPFRCDICNKTFTSKSSLEIHIRVHTNEKPFSLGHRRIHIRDRLYIREVCNGILRQMRRMEVHTKKKPYRFKICNTAFPPKQIMVKHMRVHTKEKVRIKWNLADMFNSEDV, encoded by the exons ATGAATTACCTCGTCAATTGGATGCCTTTGGCCCCACTCACGGACGAGGAACTCTGTAGCAGAGGAGTCGGTATCAAGGAGGAGCTCAACGATGTTGTCACCGAAGAGACATGTCTGGGTATTAAGGACGAACCACTGGATTACggagaagaagtgggggaggaagtgagcgACCGGAAAGTGAAATCCGAaggatttttctttcaaaatctGCATGACCTAAGGcataaagcgaaagaaaaattCTCTTGTGATTTGGTTCAGGATCGCAATGACGTCTTAGGAACGCCATTTGTGGCTGAGGACAGTGGGAGCAAGTGTTCATCAGATGGGAATCAGTCGATGTACAAGGAAAGTCCTGAGGGGGATATACAAACAAAAGTGGAAGCAACATTGAAACGTtttgtgtgtgacgtgtgtggcaAGAAATTCTCTTCTCGGAGTGGGATCGAAGTTCATATGAGAGTCCacacaaaggagaagccatacaTGTGTGATATTTGCAATAGGAGCTTCCCATACAAAGGCTGTCTTGTAAATCATGTCAAAATACATACACTGGAAAAACCATACAACTGTGAAATTTGCAATAAGAATTTTTCTGTGAATAACCATCTAGTAAGGCACATGGCAGTACATTTAAAGAAAACATTTAGCTGTGATACTTGCAACAAGGCCTTCCCAAGGAAAATCTTCCTTGAAAGGCATAtcagagtacatacaaaggaaaaaCCATATAGCTGTGAAATTTGCAATAAAGCTTTCACTGAGAAAGGTACTCTAACAAGGCACATGGCAGTGCATTCGAATGAAAAGCCATTCAGTTGTGATATTTGCAATAAGGCTTTTCCAACTAAAATGAACTTAGTGAGGCATTggagagtacatacaaaggagaaaccatatAGCTGTGAAATTTGCAATAGGGCATTTTCCGAAAAAAGTCATGTAGTAAGGCATATAGCAGTACATTCAGAGGAAAAGCCATTCAGATGTGATATTTGCAATAAGACCTTTACAAGCAAAAGCTCTCTTGAAATTCATATCAGAGTACATACAAATGAGAAACCATTTAGCT TGGGACATAGGAGAATACATATCAGGGACAGGCTATACATCCGAGAAGTCTGTAACGGTATCCTCAGACAAATGCGACGTATGGAAGTACATACAAAGAAGAAGCCATACAGATTTAAGATATGCAATACGGCATTTCCACCGAAACAAATTATGGTGAAGcacatgagagtacatacaaaagAGAAGGTAAGGATAAAATGGAACCTCGCAGACATGTTCAATTCGGAAGATGTTTGA